In the genome of Verrucomicrobiota bacterium, the window TTACCAGTAATTCTGCCCATTGACCTGATTACACCCTGGAACTTGTCGAGCCCCTGCGGAATGCAATTCCGCGATACGGCAGATTACAAATCTGCGCTACGCGCTCAGGCTCAGAGCGTGTTTGGAAAATGGGCTACCAGCCCGTTTTCGGCGGCAACTTGCCGCCGAACATTGCGGCAGGCTGGTAGCCGGCTGGTAGCCTGCCGCAACAGGCCAGTGGCCTGTTCCACCCAAAAGGCATTTTCAAAACGCGCGCTCAGAGTCTCTGTCGCTCGCGCCGGCGGTAGAATCGCTCCTTCTTCTGGGTCTCAGCGCGCAGCAGCGCTTCGGCGGACCAGCCGCGGCGCTGCGCGTAATCCGTCAACGCGAAAAGCTGTTGAGCGACGCCCGTTTTGGTCCGCCGCCGGGTTGCCCGCCTTGCGCCGGCGGAGAGGCTCAGGCCCGCTTTGCGGGCCTTCTTGACCAGTTTCTCCGCGCGGAGAAGCGCCGGCAAATGCCTGGGGATGCCATCCAGCGCGGAGGGCCGCGCGTGCCGCGTGCCTTCCTTTTCCGCGCGCTTGATTCTGTCCCATTGCGTCCAGACACCTTCGACGTCTTTGACCCGCGCATTGCCGAAAACGTGCGGATGGCGCCGAATCAATTTCTCCACGATGTGGCGCGCAACTTTTTCAAAATCAAACGCGCCGCGCTCGCGGGCAAGCTGGCAATGGAAGACCACTTGAAGCAGCAGGTCGCCCAGCTCTTCCATCATTTCGTGGTCGTCGCCGGCTTCAATGGCGTCCATCAATTCATAGACTTCCTCGACCGCGTGAAAGCGGAGGCTCAGGTGGCTTTGCTCGCGATCCCACGGACAGCCGTTGGGCGCGCGGAGCCTGGCCATGACGGCGAGCAAGTCGTCGATTGCAGTTTTCTTCTTCATCACAAGTTTTGGGCAAAACGAATTAATCCTGGAAAAGGGAGTTCAGCCACAAAGAACGCAGAGATCACAAAGAACAGTAGTTTTTACGACAGTCCATGCTCTCACCGAGCGATGGGAATCTCTGCTTCGCCAATGCGTTTTCTCTGTGCTCTTTGTGGTCTCTGTGGCCAATCCATTGCCGTTTTCGAATTCATCGGCGCGAGGCTCCTCGCCTATCCCCGATAGCCAATCGCCAATCACTACAGAACCACGAGATTGTCGCGGTGGATCACTTCGGCTCGCGGGAGTTTCCCGGCCTGGAT includes:
- a CDS encoding MazG family protein, encoding MKKKTAIDDLLAVMARLRAPNGCPWDREQSHLSLRFHAVEEVYELMDAIEAGDDHEMMEELGDLLLQVVFHCQLARERGAFDFEKVARHIVEKLIRRHPHVFGNARVKDVEGVWTQWDRIKRAEKEGTRHARPSALDGIPRHLPALLRAEKLVKKARKAGLSLSAGARRATRRRTKTGVAQQLFALTDYAQRRGWSAEALLRAETQKKERFYRRRERQRL